A single region of the Streptomyces sp. NBC_00425 genome encodes:
- a CDS encoding ATP-binding protein, with translation MTFREASTFEDGRRCCEQRTPAGSERVAIRSFEVAFAPADARVRLMRRITLAHLRLWDITALNDTATLAVSELVTNAVRHCHGSEIGLRIVSSAEELRIEVTDGNPTPAQRREVDAEAENGRGLWLVAALSKEWGVSSDGTMTWCCLSLPPADARAVEAPMALTEEPASHRSVGTGERPAPAPKSDRTLLSVGTP, from the coding sequence ATGACGTTCCGTGAGGCATCCACCTTCGAGGACGGCCGACGGTGTTGCGAGCAGCGCACCCCGGCCGGATCAGAGCGGGTGGCCATCCGTAGCTTCGAGGTGGCCTTCGCTCCAGCCGACGCACGCGTCCGGCTCATGCGACGGATCACCTTGGCGCACCTGCGCCTTTGGGACATCACGGCACTGAATGACACGGCCACGCTTGCGGTCTCGGAACTGGTGACCAATGCCGTGCGGCACTGCCACGGCAGCGAGATCGGGCTTCGGATTGTGAGTTCGGCTGAGGAACTGCGCATCGAGGTCACGGACGGAAACCCGACTCCGGCTCAACGACGTGAGGTGGACGCTGAGGCGGAGAACGGCCGGGGGCTGTGGCTCGTCGCAGCTCTCTCGAAGGAGTGGGGTGTCAGCAGCGACGGCACGATGACGTGGTGCTGCCTCTCCCTCCCGCCGGCGGACGCTCGCGCCGTCGAAGCGCCGATGGCCCTCACCGAAGAGCCAGCGAGTCACCGATCCGTTGGCACTGGTGAGAGGCCCGCGCCTGCACCGAAATCCGACCGGACGCTTCTATCTGTCGGGACCCCCTGA